GCGCAACACTTCTTCGCGGACATCTTTCAGTACCTCCCGTGCCGGGCTGGTGGAGGGGAGGTCACGCCCCACGATGTCCATCACACCGGCGATTCCCGCCAGCGGGTTCCGGATCTCGTGCGCAAGTCCCGCTGCGACTTCTCCCATGGTGGCGAGGTGTTCGGCTCGGGACATCTGCGTACGATGAAGGCGCTCGATCTCCTCGCGGCTTTCGCGAAGCTGGCGCACCATTAGATTAAAATTCCGGCCCAGGTCTCCAAGTTCGTCGTTGCGCCGAGCAAACTCGACTGTGGCAGTCAGGTCGCCTTCACTTACTCGTCCGATCTTATCTTCCAGTTCCAGCATGGGCCGGCGGATCACCAGAGCCAAGGTGACGATCAGAACGAAGCAGATGACGAGTGCGCCGATTACGGCAACCAGAAGAATGGCGTGGCGCTCCGGGTCGGCGAACGAGGTTGTGGCCACCACGAACAGCAGTACACCGTTGAGAAGGGCAAGCACCACCGGCAGCAGTGTCTTGATTTCCCAACTCAGACGCACACTTCGACGAACAGCGCTGCGGTCCACAAAACTATCTTTCTGCTGGAAAGCGGTCCCCATTATCGACCTATTTATCGGCAGGCACAACGTGCGGCAGGTGAAAGCGCCGTTCGAGGAGATCCCGTCCCCGAACGGCGCAGAGTTATTGGTTAAGCGTAGGCGTGCAAGCCGGGCAGCAGGTAGGTGACGCCGAAGAACGTGAACATCACGACCGCGAAGCCGAGGATTGCAAAATAGGCCGCCCGCCGTCCGCGCCATCCTCGAGTCACGCGCATGTGCAGATACCCTGCGTACACGAGCCAAGTGATGGCAGCCCAGGTCTCCTTCGGATCCCAGCTCCAGTACGAGCCCCACGTGCGATTCGCCCAGTACGCGCCGGCCGCAATCATCAGCGTGAGCAGCGGGAATCCGATGCAGATCGTCTTGTAAGTGATCATGTCGAGGACGTCCGCGGTGGGCAAAAGACGCTCAAGATCGCGACGACGCCACACCATCATCAGGTAGAGCAGGGAAGCGAAGATGCCGGACACCAGTCCCGCCAGTACGAAGGGACTTGCCGCAAGGCTCGTCGTAAAGAGGCCTTCCGCATCGAGCGACGGATATGCGCCTTCACGCGCGCGAAGTACGAATGCCCCAAGCGCCACCGCCTGCAAGGCGATGCTCACGAACACTGCACGGCTGGCCAGCAGGAATTTGCTGTCGTCTTTCGTGACTCGGCCCCAGATGTACAGCACGATCGGCAAGGTCACGGCGATTAACACCACAACGAACAGCCATCCCAATTCGGGTATCGTCACCATCAGCCTGACCTTCGGCCCAAGGAACATCTCTTCCTTGTTCTGAAGGTCGTACGCGGTCACGCTCAGACCGCCCCACTTTTCGAAGCGCGTTCCGAGCAGCCCGGCGTAAATCGCTGCCGTAAAGGTGCTTGTCGCGACCTGGAAGGTTTCGGTCTTCATGTTGTCCTGGATCAGGAACATCATCGCCAGCGCAAAGCTCAGCGCGCACGCAGCATAGGACAACATGGCCAGTGTTACGTGAATGTGCAGCCAGGTCGATTGCAGCGCCGGAACCAGCGGCCGAACATCATTTGGCAGCAGTTGCATCAGTACCACGCCGACAACTGCGATCGGCATCGTGACCGTGCCGATCACTCGTACCTTGAACCGTTTCTCCGAAATCAGCGTCAGGCCTACGATCGTCCACACGAAGCTGAGCAGCATTTCGTAGATGTTGGCGAAAGGTGGGTGTCCGGCCATATACCACCGGTGCCCCGCCGCCGCCGTGGTTGCGATGAATCCAGCCCATGTCACCAGCGAGGCGACTTTCACATAACGGTCAATGCCCGTGACGCCAAACCCGATATAGAGAGCCGTCGCACCAGAGTAAAGAATTAATGAAACATAAAGAAGATTGCTTTCCGTAAAGAACTGAACCGGCGCGCCCGGCGTGGCGGGCTTCACGATATTCAAGAAAGCCACGAACAACAGGAACACAATGCCGAGTCCCACGGCTATCAGTAAGGCACTGCCTCCTGCCGGCGTTGTGTTTTCTTGTACCTTCACTCGAGACATATTTCCTCCGTCCTCACTCCTTAGGCCTACACTGAGGCCAACGATCTTTCTTCCCTGGTTACCGACGCCTGCAGTTGCAGTTCGCCGCGGATGTTCGCGGTAATCGTCTTGAATTCTTCCGCGAAGTGTTCGCGGTTCTTGTCAGCCTGCGAGCCAATCCACAGCGCCTGGCCAAGTTTCGGGTCGTTTACGACCACCGCCCAGTAGCGGCGATGGACGCAGTAGAAGGCCATCCCGAGGCCGAGTGCCATCAGGATGCAGCCTGCCCAAACCGCCCACTGACCCGGTTCGTACGACACCTGCAATCCGGTGAACGGTGCCACCGCGGCATCTCGATACGCGAACTCGTAACCTTCCACGTTTGTTTGGTTCAGGTTGGGTTGCGACGGGAAGAGCCACGCGGACTTCGCCTGCCCCTTCTGCACGACGCTCAACTCGATCGCGGGATTTGTGAACTCGCTCGACCGCTTGTAAATCTGGTTGTCCCGAATCACGAAATCCGGAATCACCGTTTCGATCTTCACGGTCGTATCGGCGTCGAGCTGCACCGGCGTGGTGCCAGCTAAAGTGATTTCTTTCGACTCCGCCGGGTTCTTCTGGTTCTTAACCGCCAGTGTCAGGTGATCAAGGTCTTCACTGTTCCCAAAGCTCGACTGGAAAAAGCGGATGCCGTCGCGAACCAACGGATCGTTGACTTCGATCTTCTTCTTCTGGACTTCCTGCCCGTTCTCGAAGACCGTCAAGTGCGACCACCATTGCTTTGGGCTGCCGTCGGAGTAGTTCTCACGCGCGCCGGTGTCGAAACGAATCGTGTAGGGAAGCTTGTGGATGCGTTTATCGCTGAGCTCCATCTCGCTCACCGACTCGCCCTTCTTCAGCATGATGAAGCCCTTGTATCCCCACACCGCGTCGATGATGCCGCCCATGAAAATCATTAAGAGGCTGGCGTGAATCACGTAAACCGCGAGCACTGAATAACGATTACGTTCAGCATAGAGTGCGGGTTCTGCGTTCGATCCCACTCGCTCCGGACGTAAGCCGGATTTCCGGAATGCGTTATCGGCGAT
The genomic region above belongs to Terriglobales bacterium and contains:
- a CDS encoding cytochrome c biogenesis protein ResB; the protein is MSTQNPLHKVLRTLSSVKTGVFLLILVVIASAIGTIVLQRPITDADQVERTYSPTTLVWLDRLGFTDVFHSWWFAILMALVAVSIILVSIDRFPRAWKVLTRPYKQTDSHFRAVLPIQERIPVPDAAAALSIADNAFRKSGLRPERVGSNAEPALYAERNRYSVLAVYVIHASLLMIFMGGIIDAVWGYKGFIMLKKGESVSEMELSDKRIHKLPYTIRFDTGARENYSDGSPKQWWSHLTVFENGQEVQKKKIEVNDPLVRDGIRFFQSSFGNSEDLDHLTLAVKNQKNPAESKEITLAGTTPVQLDADTTVKIETVIPDFVIRDNQIYKRSSEFTNPAIELSVVQKGQAKSAWLFPSQPNLNQTNVEGYEFAYRDAAVAPFTGLQVSYEPGQWAVWAGCILMALGLGMAFYCVHRRYWAVVVNDPKLGQALWIGSQADKNREHFAEEFKTITANIRGELQLQASVTREERSLASV
- the ccsB gene encoding c-type cytochrome biogenesis protein CcsB, which gives rise to MSRVKVQENTTPAGGSALLIAVGLGIVFLLFVAFLNIVKPATPGAPVQFFTESNLLYVSLILYSGATALYIGFGVTGIDRYVKVASLVTWAGFIATTAAAGHRWYMAGHPPFANIYEMLLSFVWTIVGLTLISEKRFKVRVIGTVTMPIAVVGVVLMQLLPNDVRPLVPALQSTWLHIHVTLAMLSYAACALSFALAMMFLIQDNMKTETFQVATSTFTAAIYAGLLGTRFEKWGGLSVTAYDLQNKEEMFLGPKVRLMVTIPELGWLFVVVLIAVTLPIVLYIWGRVTKDDSKFLLASRAVFVSIALQAVALGAFVLRAREGAYPSLDAEGLFTTSLAASPFVLAGLVSGIFASLLYLMMVWRRRDLERLLPTADVLDMITYKTICIGFPLLTLMIAAGAYWANRTWGSYWSWDPKETWAAITWLVYAGYLHMRVTRGWRGRRAAYFAILGFAVVMFTFFGVTYLLPGLHAYA
- a CDS encoding ATP-binding protein — translated: MGTAFQQKDSFVDRSAVRRSVRLSWEIKTLLPVVLALLNGVLLFVVATTSFADPERHAILLVAVIGALVICFVLIVTLALVIRRPMLELEDKIGRVSEGDLTATVEFARRNDELGDLGRNFNLMVRQLRESREEIERLHRTQMSRAEHLATMGEVAAGLAHEIRNPLAGIAGVMDIVGRDLPSTSPAREVLKDVREEVLRINRIVTDLLETARPKPPEFQFADLNATVEHAVIFARQQALSKAIKVHCIKSPDLPMVEHDTAQIHQVLLNLVLNAMQALDGPGTVTVTVEVRGGLAFVDVKDTGPGIPPEILPNIFRPFFTTKGHGTGLGLSLAKRIVEDHGGKLEVSSKVGHGTTFSMILPISRGNAAAAVAD